One Anaerobacillus alkaliphilus DNA window includes the following coding sequences:
- the pfkA gene encoding 6-phosphofructokinase — protein sequence MNIGILTSGGDSQGMNSAIRAITRTAIVKGHKVFGIQKGYQGLMEGLFIPLDLRDVGDILHRGGTFLQSARSLEFKEATGQEKALAKLREANIDHLVVIGGDGSYHGALALYERGFPTYGLPGTIDNDIACTDYTIGFDTTVNLVVGLINNVRDTSTSHERTSIIEVMGRGSGDIALHAGVASGADVIIIPEVEWSMDEVCQVIHEGFNRGKKHGIVVVAEGAASGEHVAEEIERKTGLEARSTKLGYVQRGGSPSAFDRILTSRMGDKVIECIESGISGVAIGIEGGEITSHPLKEVLSKKSTFDVKLYEIAKNLSK from the coding sequence ATGAATATAGGGATTTTAACTTCAGGTGGAGATAGTCAGGGAATGAATAGTGCTATTCGCGCGATTACTCGAACTGCGATTGTTAAAGGGCATAAGGTTTTCGGAATTCAAAAAGGTTACCAAGGGTTAATGGAAGGCCTATTTATTCCTCTAGATTTACGTGATGTGGGAGATATACTTCATCGCGGTGGGACGTTTCTACAATCGGCAAGATCATTAGAGTTCAAGGAAGCTACTGGCCAAGAAAAAGCGCTTGCGAAATTAAGAGAAGCTAACATAGATCATCTGGTCGTAATTGGTGGTGATGGAAGTTATCATGGTGCTTTAGCATTATATGAGAGAGGCTTTCCTACCTATGGGCTTCCAGGAACAATTGATAATGACATTGCTTGCACAGACTATACCATTGGTTTTGATACGACAGTTAATCTAGTTGTAGGTCTGATAAATAATGTTCGTGATACGTCAACCAGTCATGAAAGGACAAGTATCATTGAAGTTATGGGAAGAGGTTCAGGGGATATAGCCTTGCATGCTGGAGTTGCTAGTGGAGCAGATGTGATCATTATTCCTGAGGTTGAATGGTCAATGGATGAAGTCTGTCAAGTAATACACGAAGGCTTTAATAGAGGAAAAAAACATGGAATCGTTGTTGTTGCAGAAGGAGCTGCAAGTGGTGAGCATGTAGCCGAAGAAATAGAAAGAAAGACTGGACTTGAAGCAAGGAGTACAAAACTCGGATATGTTCAACGAGGTGGTAGCCCTTCGGCTTTTGATCGTATTCTAACAAGTAGAATGGGTGATAAAGTAATTGAATGTATCGAGAGTGGTATCTCAGGGGTAGCTATAGGAATTGAAGGTGGCGAGATTACTTCCCATCCTCTAAAGGAAGTGTTAAGTAA
- a CDS encoding AI-2E family transporter, with protein MSSLANYKWFRVSLGIIMFFLIIYLGTLVQFMFRPIVVFVETLFFPMLLAGVLYYLFRPIVNLLDRKRVPKTLAIIIIYLAVVGLVTLLVLIVGPVLQRQVNSLVNNFPYLINEFRALIIQLQENEWFNRFQATDTFSLDKLSANMTQYINQAFNIISTNISGLVSFIANLVIIFIIIPFILFYMLKEGEKAPQQVIRFLPEKHRNEGKKILGDMDVKLSSYIQGQILVSLCVGILMYLGFLIIGIEYSLILALIAMFTNVIPFVGPWIGTVPAVIVALIHSPFMVAKVLIVIIVVQQFESNFISPQIMGKKLDLHPLTIILLLIVAGRFAGIIGMILAVPTYAVLKVVISHTYRLIRLRNKFE; from the coding sequence GTGTCTAGTTTGGCTAATTATAAATGGTTTCGTGTAAGTTTAGGTATTATTATGTTTTTTCTCATTATATATTTGGGAACGCTTGTACAATTTATGTTTCGACCAATCGTTGTATTTGTGGAAACCTTATTTTTCCCGATGTTACTAGCAGGTGTCTTATATTATCTATTTCGTCCAATTGTCAATCTATTGGATAGGAAAAGAGTTCCAAAAACCTTAGCAATTATCATTATATACTTAGCAGTTGTTGGGCTAGTTACCCTATTAGTATTAATAGTAGGGCCAGTCCTACAAAGACAGGTAAACAGTCTTGTCAACAATTTTCCATACTTGATCAATGAATTCAGAGCGCTTATTATTCAATTACAGGAAAACGAATGGTTTAATCGTTTTCAGGCAACTGATACTTTTTCTTTAGACAAATTATCAGCAAATATGACGCAGTATATTAATCAAGCCTTTAATATTATTAGCACTAATATATCTGGTTTGGTAAGTTTTATTGCAAACTTAGTGATTATTTTCATCATTATTCCATTTATTCTTTTCTATATGCTTAAAGAAGGGGAGAAAGCTCCACAGCAAGTGATAAGATTTTTACCTGAAAAGCATAGAAATGAAGGAAAGAAGATACTTGGCGATATGGATGTAAAGCTAAGTTCTTATATTCAAGGACAAATTTTAGTTAGTTTATGTGTTGGTATTTTAATGTATCTGGGATTTTTGATTATTGGAATTGAATACTCGTTAATTCTTGCTTTAATTGCGATGTTTACAAATGTAATTCCCTTTGTAGGGCCTTGGATTGGTACTGTACCTGCAGTTATCGTAGCATTAATTCATTCACCTTTCATGGTGGCTAAAGTATTAATTGTAATCATTGTTGTCCAACAGTTTGAAAGTAACTTTATTTCTCCACAAATAATGGGGAAAAAACTTGATCTTCATCCTCTGACAATTATCTTGTTATTAATTGTTGCAGGTAGGTTTGCGGGTATTATCGGTATGATTTTAGCTGTTCCAACCTATGCAGTACTTAAAGTGGTGATTAGCCATACATACCGACTAATAAGGCTTAGGAATAAATTTGAATAA
- a CDS encoding LacI family DNA-binding transcriptional regulator, with protein sequence MAVTIKDVAKLANVAPSTVSRVIANSPRISQKTKDKVREAMEKLGYHPNFNARSLANKSTNTIGIVMPSSANKAFQNPFFPEVIRGISTKAHQEGYGLYLSTGQTEDEIFQEVVHMVQGGRVDGIILLYSRINDRIMPYLKLHDFPFVLIGRPYGEQEQEITYVNNDNYKAAKTVTEYLILLGHQHIAFIGGELDFVVTIDHKRGYEQALQNANIPLKDEYVVFHQELQEGGQDAIIELMSLMQPPSALVVSDDIMTFGVMRMLNEMGINVPDDISIISFNNVLVSEMSSPPMSTVDINIFGLGFEATNLVIEKIKQPELEPKNVIIPHKLVKRQTCKKVVYLNS encoded by the coding sequence ATGGCGGTAACAATAAAGGATGTTGCAAAGTTAGCAAATGTTGCGCCTTCCACCGTGTCTCGAGTAATTGCTAATAGTCCGAGAATTAGTCAAAAAACAAAAGATAAAGTACGGGAGGCAATGGAGAAGCTAGGTTATCATCCAAATTTCAATGCTAGAAGCTTAGCTAATAAAAGTACCAATACAATTGGAATAGTGATGCCTAGTTCTGCAAACAAGGCATTCCAAAACCCGTTTTTCCCTGAGGTAATTCGTGGGATAAGCACGAAAGCCCATCAAGAAGGATATGGTTTATACTTATCCACTGGACAAACAGAAGATGAGATATTCCAAGAGGTTGTTCACATGGTACAAGGTGGCAGAGTAGATGGGATTATCTTACTCTACTCTCGAATAAACGACAGAATTATGCCATATTTGAAGCTACACGATTTTCCTTTTGTCCTCATTGGGCGCCCCTATGGTGAGCAAGAGCAGGAAATCACATATGTAAATAATGACAACTATAAAGCGGCAAAAACAGTAACGGAATATTTGATTTTACTTGGACATCAACATATTGCCTTTATCGGTGGTGAACTAGACTTTGTAGTCACTATTGATCATAAAAGAGGATATGAACAGGCACTCCAAAATGCCAATATCCCGTTAAAAGATGAATATGTCGTATTCCATCAGGAGCTACAAGAAGGTGGGCAAGATGCAATCATAGAGTTGATGAGTCTCATGCAACCACCTTCTGCTCTTGTAGTCTCAGATGATATTATGACATTTGGTGTAATGAGAATGTTAAACGAAATGGGCATAAACGTACCAGATGATATATCGATTATTAGCTTTAACAATGTGTTAGTTTCTGAAATGTCGTCACCGCCAATGTCTACAGTTGACATTAATATATTTGGGTTAGGTTTTGAGGCGACGAACTTAGTAATTGAGAAAATTAAACAACCTGAACTAGAGCCAAAAAATGTGATTATTCCTCATAAATTGGTGAAACGTCAAACGTGTAAGAAAGTTGTTTATCTGAATAGTTAA
- a CDS encoding glycoside hydrolase family 31 protein, protein MQDTSFAIHPGTKKQLVGENFKEVGRLKSYSVKDGVVSLITESGFASISIFNENIVRITMNPKQEPITKTSFAVIGTNEKITPDVTEEETELTIKTSKFMLKVAKDPLRISIFDKDGNVIVEEETKGMAYNETGEVVCFKKMEASDHFYGFGEKTGFLDKRGEKMEMWNTDVYAPHNPETDALYQSIPFFLTLRQGKAHGIFFDNTGRTHFDLRTEVDTYSFKAESGQLDYYVFAGPSLKDVLGQYTTLTGTMPLPPKWALGYHQSRYSYESEEEVRELANNFLEKKIPLDAIYLDIHYMNGYRVFTFDHDRFPTPKALIEDLKKAGIKIVPIVDPGVKEDPEYPTYQEGVRGNHFCKYIEGNIYFGDVWPGNSAFPDFTSTEARKWWGEKHKYYADLGIEGIWNDMNEPAIFNDTKTMDVKVIHENDGDPKTHRELHNLYGFFMGEATYEGMKKLLNGKRTFLLTRAGYAGVQRYASVWTGDNRSFWEHLQLALPMCMNLGMSGVAFCGPDVGGFAHDTSGELLIRWTQFGTFTPYFRNHSAINTLRQEPWSFGEDVEGLVKKYIEQRYVWLPHLYTLFREANQTGVPVMRPLVLEYPTDENTFNLSNQFMIGDNVIVAPIMTPTTSHRVVYLPEGNWINYWTEESLVGNKHHLVEAPIDILPIFIKEGTIIPHGSVKQSTATPEDEITYHVYLGEKSNASYRLYEDDGATFGYESGVTFEQEVTCEKDDKTITISVKESNGSYDPTWSKETFVIHHCDASVEVEINGDVIDKGNKIYNESNKTLKITIQR, encoded by the coding sequence ATGCAAGATACAAGCTTTGCAATACATCCAGGAACCAAAAAACAATTAGTCGGTGAAAACTTTAAAGAAGTCGGTAGACTAAAATCTTACTCTGTTAAAGACGGAGTCGTTTCACTAATCACGGAAAGCGGCTTTGCTTCTATCTCAATCTTTAATGAAAACATAGTAAGAATTACAATGAATCCTAAGCAAGAGCCCATTACAAAAACGAGTTTTGCTGTAATTGGAACAAATGAAAAAATTACACCAGATGTAACTGAAGAGGAAACAGAATTAACTATTAAAACAAGTAAGTTTATGCTTAAAGTAGCTAAAGATCCATTACGCATCTCAATCTTTGACAAGGATGGCAATGTCATCGTTGAAGAAGAAACAAAAGGCATGGCATATAATGAAACAGGTGAAGTCGTTTGTTTTAAAAAAATGGAAGCTTCTGACCACTTTTATGGTTTTGGAGAAAAGACTGGTTTCTTAGACAAGCGTGGCGAAAAAATGGAAATGTGGAACACTGATGTTTATGCTCCTCATAACCCTGAAACAGATGCTCTTTATCAATCAATCCCATTTTTCCTTACACTAAGACAAGGGAAAGCTCACGGAATTTTCTTCGATAATACAGGAAGAACACACTTTGATTTGAGAACAGAAGTTGATACATACTCGTTTAAAGCAGAGAGTGGACAACTTGACTATTACGTTTTTGCTGGACCTTCATTAAAGGATGTATTAGGGCAATATACTACCCTAACAGGAACAATGCCATTACCTCCAAAGTGGGCATTGGGTTATCACCAATCACGATATAGCTATGAAAGTGAAGAGGAAGTAAGGGAGTTAGCAAATAACTTCCTTGAAAAGAAAATTCCTCTTGATGCTATCTATCTTGACATACATTATATGAATGGTTACCGAGTGTTTACATTTGACCATGATCGTTTCCCGACACCTAAAGCACTTATTGAGGATCTTAAGAAGGCCGGTATTAAGATAGTACCAATCGTAGATCCAGGTGTGAAAGAAGATCCTGAATATCCAACGTATCAAGAGGGTGTTCGAGGCAATCATTTCTGCAAATATATTGAGGGTAATATCTACTTTGGTGATGTTTGGCCTGGGAATAGTGCATTTCCTGATTTCACATCTACAGAAGCACGAAAGTGGTGGGGTGAAAAACACAAGTATTATGCTGACTTAGGTATTGAAGGTATCTGGAATGATATGAACGAGCCTGCCATCTTTAATGACACAAAGACGATGGATGTGAAAGTTATTCATGAAAATGATGGTGATCCAAAAACACACCGTGAATTGCATAATCTTTATGGTTTTTTCATGGGAGAAGCAACTTACGAAGGAATGAAAAAACTGCTAAACGGCAAGCGGACTTTCTTACTTACGAGGGCTGGGTATGCAGGTGTTCAAAGATATGCCTCAGTTTGGACTGGTGATAATCGAAGCTTCTGGGAGCACTTACAGTTAGCCCTACCAATGTGTATGAATTTAGGAATGTCTGGCGTTGCTTTTTGTGGACCTGATGTCGGTGGCTTTGCTCATGATACCTCAGGGGAATTACTAATTCGTTGGACTCAATTTGGAACATTTACACCGTATTTCAGAAACCATAGTGCTATTAATACACTTCGTCAAGAGCCTTGGTCCTTTGGTGAAGATGTTGAAGGGCTAGTAAAAAAATATATTGAGCAAAGATATGTTTGGTTACCACATTTATATACGTTGTTCCGTGAAGCTAATCAGACCGGTGTACCTGTGATGAGACCGCTTGTTCTAGAGTATCCAACAGATGAGAATACGTTCAATTTATCTAATCAATTTATGATTGGGGATAATGTCATTGTCGCTCCAATTATGACACCAACTACGAGCCATCGTGTGGTTTATTTACCTGAGGGGAACTGGATTAATTATTGGACAGAAGAATCGCTAGTTGGTAATAAACATCATCTCGTTGAAGCTCCGATTGATATTTTACCGATCTTCATAAAAGAAGGTACAATTATTCCTCATGGTTCAGTAAAACAATCAACGGCAACACCGGAAGATGAAATTACGTACCATGTTTATCTTGGCGAAAAATCAAATGCCTCATACCGCTTATACGAAGATGATGGTGCAACCTTCGGTTACGAGTCAGGAGTTACATTCGAGCAAGAAGTTACATGTGAGAAAGACGATAAAACAATTACTATCTCAGTAAAAGAATCTAACGGAAGCTATGACCCAACGTGGAGCAAAGAAACGTTTGTTATTCATCATTGTGATGCAAGTGTTGAAGTTGAAATTAATGGAGACGTAATTGACAAAGGTAACAAAATCTATAACGAAAGTAATAAAACTTTAAAAATTACGATACAAAGGTAA
- a CDS encoding sugar ABC transporter permease: MTKKTKNFLELTVIYAVIAVMFVIIFYPILWAFGLSLNPGTSLYGAKMIPDNWSFVHYEWLFFDPRSNYIQWYKNTLFVAFITSAASTFFVSLVAYAFSRYRFTGRKYGLYAFLLLQMFPALMAMVALFIILNFIGLLDSLWGLILIYVGGSIPMNAFLVKGYFDTIPRELDESAKIDGAGHFRIFFTIMLPLAKPILAVVALFNFMGPFMDFLLPRIVLRSSDNFTLALGLFNFVNDQFANNFTRFAAGAMLIAIPIALIFLMLQRYLISGLTSGATKG; this comes from the coding sequence ATGACTAAAAAAACGAAAAACTTTCTAGAATTAACAGTGATTTATGCAGTTATTGCAGTCATGTTTGTGATTATCTTTTATCCAATTCTTTGGGCATTTGGCCTTTCACTAAACCCAGGAACGAGCCTATATGGAGCGAAAATGATCCCGGATAACTGGTCATTTGTTCACTATGAATGGTTGTTCTTTGATCCAAGAAGTAATTATATTCAGTGGTATAAAAACACGTTATTTGTTGCTTTTATAACATCAGCTGCATCAACGTTCTTTGTATCATTAGTTGCCTATGCATTTTCTAGATATCGTTTTACTGGACGTAAATATGGGTTATACGCATTCTTATTACTACAAATGTTCCCTGCTCTAATGGCGATGGTTGCTTTATTTATTATCTTAAACTTCATTGGTTTATTAGACTCTTTATGGGGCTTAATTCTTATTTACGTGGGTGGATCTATCCCAATGAACGCCTTCCTTGTAAAAGGATATTTTGATACTATTCCAAGAGAGCTTGATGAAAGTGCGAAGATTGATGGTGCAGGACATTTCCGAATATTTTTCACAATCATGCTTCCTCTTGCAAAACCAATTTTGGCTGTAGTAGCATTATTTAACTTCATGGGACCATTCATGGATTTCCTTTTGCCAAGGATCGTTTTAAGAAGTTCAGATAACTTTACACTAGCACTAGGGTTGTTTAACTTCGTTAATGATCAGTTTGCCAATAACTTTACAAGGTTTGCTGCAGGAGCAATGCTAATTGCAATTCCTATTGCACTTATCTTCTTAATGTTACAACGTTATCTAATAAGTGGTTTAACATCAGGAGCAACAAAAGGATAA
- a CDS encoding sugar ABC transporter permease yields MSSKNEQQSLESKKKVNSHNPTLATLLSFVPGLGQYYNRRYIKGSILFILFAAFIIAFYDFLNIGYWGLFTLGTVPRIDDSRVLLSQGIISLILTAFALTFYVANIIDARKDAKRIQEGWTIPSMKDAFRDAWDKGFPYLLVGPGLFLLVFVVIFPLLYMVFIAFTNYSLYNSPPRHLLSWVGFDNFKALITMPIWRKTFFTVLSWTVIWTAVATSLQIGLAMFLAIIVNDPRVRFKRLIRTVLILPWAVPAFVTIIIFSAIFNDNFGAINRDIIIPLFGGDGIPWLTDPFWTKVALISIQTWLGFPFVFALFTGVLQSISSDWYEAADIDGANRWQKFSNITFPHLMFATAPLLIMQYAGNFNNFTIIYLFNQGGPAVRGQNAGGTDILISWVYKLTFETSNFNMAAAISILLGLMVATFAFFQFRKTKSFKEEGNY; encoded by the coding sequence ATGTCGTCTAAAAACGAACAGCAAAGTTTAGAAAGTAAGAAAAAAGTTAATAGTCATAACCCGACTCTAGCTACCCTGTTATCATTTGTACCTGGATTAGGTCAATATTATAACCGAAGATACATTAAAGGTTCGATCCTTTTTATTCTCTTTGCTGCTTTCATAATTGCCTTTTATGACTTTTTAAACATCGGTTATTGGGGTTTATTTACGCTAGGAACTGTACCTCGTATTGATGACTCAAGGGTTTTATTAAGTCAAGGTATCATTTCACTTATTTTGACAGCCTTCGCTTTAACGTTCTATGTTGCTAACATCATCGATGCACGTAAGGACGCAAAGAGAATACAAGAAGGGTGGACAATTCCTTCAATGAAGGATGCATTCCGTGATGCATGGGATAAAGGCTTTCCATATCTTCTTGTTGGACCAGGTCTATTCTTATTAGTTTTTGTTGTAATATTTCCGTTACTATATATGGTTTTCATTGCCTTTACAAACTATAGCTTATACAATTCACCACCAAGGCATTTACTTAGTTGGGTAGGTTTTGATAACTTTAAGGCACTTATTACAATGCCAATTTGGCGAAAAACATTTTTCACCGTTCTTTCTTGGACAGTAATCTGGACAGCGGTAGCTACATCATTACAAATTGGTTTAGCTATGTTCTTAGCTATTATTGTTAATGACCCAAGGGTAAGGTTCAAACGCCTTATTCGAACAGTGTTAATTTTACCATGGGCAGTTCCTGCTTTCGTAACGATTATTATTTTCTCAGCAATATTTAATGATAATTTTGGTGCAATAAATCGAGATATTATTATCCCGTTGTTTGGTGGTGATGGTATACCTTGGCTGACAGATCCGTTCTGGACTAAAGTAGCTTTAATTTCTATTCAGACTTGGTTAGGTTTTCCGTTCGTATTTGCACTATTTACAGGGGTTTTACAAAGTATTTCTTCTGACTGGTACGAAGCAGCCGACATTGATGGGGCCAACCGTTGGCAAAAGTTTAGTAATATTACGTTCCCGCATTTAATGTTTGCAACTGCACCATTATTGATCATGCAATATGCAGGGAATTTTAATAACTTCACCATAATCTACCTATTTAATCAAGGTGGTCCTGCAGTCAGGGGACAAAATGCCGGTGGAACTGATATCTTAATTTCATGGGTATACAAATTAACATTTGAAACGAGCAATTTTAATATGGCAGCAGCAATTTCCATTCTCTTAGGATTAATGGTTGCAACCTTTGCCTTCTTCCAATTCAGAAAAACAAAGTCCTTTAAAGAGGAGGGTAATTACTAA
- a CDS encoding extracellular solute-binding protein, translating into MFKKSTLLTLVLMLVFSLMLAACGPQREEAQPTPAPAETGDATTDDATDADLPAKPESLTMWVNDEESQLQAYEEITAKYEAERGITVNIVPFSMLDQLDALSLDGPAGLGPDLFFHPHDRVGSIHLQGLAAELEVTEEMLAGYPEGAIQALSYEGFQYGIPAVIETYGLFYNTDLIPEAPQTMDELVEIAKGLTNAANDEYGFLMEATNFYFTYPFLAGPGGYVFGRDAEGGYNIEDIGLGNEGAVQGGQLIQSWFEEGLIPRGITGDVMNGLFRQGKVGAVVTGPWSIPDYVADLGDKLKVTTLPTIDGKNLNSFSGVKGWFVSEYSENKYWATDLALFITNATNGEHYFNVAGEIPARTDVTIEDELRNGILAQAEFAEPMPNVPEMSQVWTPMGDALQFISNGEDVAEVLQEAVDQIAEQIALTAGN; encoded by the coding sequence ATGTTTAAAAAATCAACATTACTTACACTTGTACTAATGTTAGTGTTCTCACTAATGTTAGCTGCTTGTGGACCACAACGTGAAGAAGCTCAGCCAACTCCAGCACCAGCTGAAACAGGTGACGCTACTACAGATGATGCTACTGATGCTGATCTTCCAGCAAAACCAGAAAGCTTAACTATGTGGGTTAACGATGAAGAAAGCCAGTTACAAGCTTACGAAGAAATCACTGCGAAATACGAAGCTGAAAGAGGAATTACTGTAAATATCGTTCCTTTCTCAATGCTTGATCAACTTGATGCTTTATCATTAGATGGACCTGCTGGTCTTGGGCCAGATTTATTCTTCCATCCGCATGACCGTGTAGGTTCAATCCACTTACAAGGTTTAGCTGCTGAGTTAGAAGTAACTGAAGAAATGCTTGCTGGTTACCCAGAAGGAGCTATTCAAGCACTTAGCTATGAAGGTTTCCAATATGGTATTCCTGCTGTAATCGAGACTTATGGTTTATTCTATAACACAGATTTAATCCCAGAAGCTCCTCAAACTATGGATGAGTTAGTGGAAATTGCAAAAGGATTAACTAATGCTGCAAATGATGAGTATGGTTTCTTAATGGAAGCAACTAACTTCTATTTCACATACCCATTCTTAGCAGGTCCTGGTGGCTATGTATTTGGTCGCGATGCTGAAGGTGGATACAACATCGAAGATATCGGTTTAGGTAACGAAGGCGCAGTACAAGGTGGACAATTAATTCAATCTTGGTTTGAAGAAGGATTAATTCCTCGTGGTATTACTGGAGACGTTATGAATGGTTTATTTAGACAAGGAAAAGTTGGAGCTGTTGTAACTGGTCCTTGGAGTATCCCTGATTACGTTGCTGATTTAGGAGATAAATTAAAAGTTACGACTTTACCTACAATTGACGGTAAAAACTTAAACTCTTTCTCTGGAGTTAAAGGCTGGTTCGTATCTGAATATAGCGAAAACAAATATTGGGCTACTGATTTAGCTCTATTCATTACAAATGCTACTAACGGCGAACATTACTTCAACGTTGCTGGAGAAATTCCTGCTCGTACTGACGTAACAATTGAAGATGAGTTAAGAAATGGTATCCTTGCTCAAGCTGAATTTGCTGAGCCAATGCCAAACGTACCTGAAATGTCTCAAGTTTGGACTCCAATGGGAGACGCGTTACAATTCATCTCTAATGGTGAAGATGTAGCTGAAGTATTACAAGAAGCAGTAGATCAAATTGCAGAACAAATTGCACTAACTGCTGGCAACTAA
- a CDS encoding methyl-accepting chemotaxis protein — translation MKQKGKRTVKVIHKLFLLNFLLIFVIVSSGVFIYYNNNKVIGQFNDFKEIDVVQEDYNHYIHLMSAIAINNYELITSGYSKANVNKLNDRLKEANEQFIKIVPYFQSVDELSNHLLRLEEVLISYNDIAENHFSKMFVGEEIERIKNRITPIVSRNENTTANVNDRVINHFMGMKKASEESLLQSLQQSNQTLLTSIVVSIIFSVFIVIIFGRNINSGVKLIVQRIQAYKQGNYSYRSLTKRKDEFAFIDASLEDLGKTINNTIEKNVAAADLVYNSTKNLIVYSNSNVAASTNIKNLISEIHQQVSGQVDHTNSISSVTEEVSASSDEIAVASDIIQRNMEQTNKEANDGVKSVTNLNKSINEVSEEMNSLVPVISSVVERLEHISKFLLGIDEITSQTNLLALNASIEAARAGDKGKGFAVVASEIRKLSTQTNQFSEKTKEVIGLIREDTSNVVQKFQVFHDLFNNAEKVANDITITFYDISKNTRNLNTQNTEITSAIEGISGGINEVAHSILELAETTSTLSNQTEIILQDISVQDQNMIEMDELVQRLQLTANDLMRTIALLKNERHLD, via the coding sequence ATGAAGCAAAAAGGAAAGCGCACAGTAAAGGTCATCCACAAGTTGTTTTTATTAAATTTTCTATTAATCTTTGTCATTGTGAGTTCAGGGGTGTTCATCTATTACAATAACAATAAGGTTATAGGTCAGTTTAATGATTTTAAGGAGATAGACGTTGTCCAAGAAGATTATAATCATTACATACATTTAATGAGTGCAATTGCGATTAATAACTATGAATTAATTACTAGCGGCTACTCTAAGGCTAATGTAAATAAGCTAAATGATCGCTTAAAAGAAGCAAATGAGCAATTTATTAAAATAGTTCCCTATTTCCAAAGTGTTGACGAACTAAGTAATCATCTTCTTCGTTTGGAAGAAGTTCTAATTTCTTATAATGACATAGCTGAAAATCATTTCTCAAAAATGTTTGTAGGTGAAGAAATCGAAAGAATAAAAAATCGAATTACTCCTATCGTTTCGAGAAATGAAAATACAACAGCTAACGTAAATGATCGTGTCATTAACCACTTCATGGGTATGAAAAAAGCTTCTGAAGAAAGCCTTTTACAATCCTTACAGCAAAGTAACCAAACACTACTAACAAGTATCGTTGTTTCTATTATTTTTTCAGTTTTTATTGTCATTATCTTTGGAAGAAATATAAATAGTGGCGTTAAGTTAATAGTTCAACGTATCCAAGCATACAAGCAAGGAAATTATTCTTATAGAAGTTTAACTAAACGAAAAGACGAATTTGCTTTTATTGATGCTTCTCTAGAAGACTTAGGAAAGACTATTAATAATACGATTGAGAAAAATGTAGCTGCTGCAGATTTAGTCTACAATTCCACAAAAAATCTTATAGTTTATTCAAATAGCAATGTAGCAGCATCAACTAATATTAAAAACCTAATTAGTGAGATCCATCAACAAGTGTCAGGGCAAGTTGATCATACAAATTCAATTTCATCAGTAACTGAAGAAGTTTCGGCTAGTTCCGATGAGATAGCAGTGGCTTCAGATATTATCCAAAGAAATATGGAACAAACGAACAAAGAGGCAAATGATGGGGTTAAGAGTGTAACAAATTTAAATAAGTCCATAAATGAAGTCTCTGAAGAAATGAACTCATTAGTTCCTGTAATAAGCAGTGTTGTTGAAAGGCTCGAACATATTTCTAAGTTCCTACTAGGGATCGACGAAATCACAAGTCAGACAAATTTACTTGCGTTAAATGCTTCAATAGAAGCAGCTCGAGCAGGAGACAAAGGAAAAGGTTTTGCAGTTGTTGCTAGTGAAATTCGAAAGCTATCGACCCAGACAAATCAATTTTCAGAAAAAACAAAAGAAGTGATAGGATTAATCCGGGAAGATACTTCTAATGTAGTTCAGAAATTTCAGGTCTTTCATGACCTGTTTAATAATGCGGAAAAAGTAGCTAACGATATCACCATAACTTTTTATGATATCTCTAAAAATACTAGGAATTTAAACACTCAAAATACAGAGATTACTAGTGCAATTGAGGGGATCTCTGGTGGTATTAATGAAGTTGCTCATTCAATATTAGAGTTAGCGGAAACAACTTCGACTTTATCAAACCAAACAGAAATTATCTTGCAGGATATTTCGGTGCAGGATCAAAATATGATTGAAATGGACGAGTTAGTTCAACGTTTGCAATTGACTGCAAATGATCTTATGAGGACGATTGCACTACTTAAAAATGAGAGACACCTAGATTGA